In Spodoptera frugiperda isolate SF20-4 chromosome 13, AGI-APGP_CSIRO_Sfru_2.0, whole genome shotgun sequence, the following are encoded in one genomic region:
- the LOC118270675 gene encoding uncharacterized protein LOC118270675 → MYREVTVFLALCGFTIASLLDGDIDLADGVRLARIPVSNSIEDEGRSFGENSALLRMAKFLQGHELHVKLPNLIEKDRVTQFVADTLKVVDESYKENSVTGRGKGGGGGGVALLGLMFAKALGAMGIGGLGLLTMKALAASALALMLAAIVGVKKLASHDGGEDHQVIYAGHHGHHRRRREITPLPYRGWKQYEQES, encoded by the exons ATGTATCGAGAGGTGACGGTTTTTCTGGCACTATGTGGCTTTACTATAGCTTCTCTATTAGATGGTGATATAGACTTGGCCGATGGAGTGCGGTTGGCTAGGATTCCTGTGTCAAACTCCATTGAAGATGAAGGGAGATCCTTTGGGGAGAATTCTGCTTTACTGCGGATGGCGAAGTTCTTGCAAGGACATGAATTGCATGTGAAGCTCCCGAATTTGATAGAAAAGGATCGTGTGACGCAGTTCGTCGCTGATACTCTCAAGGTCGTCGATGAGAGCTATAAGGAGAATTCTG TGACTGGAAGAGGcaagggcggcggcggcggtggcgtaGCACTTCTAGGCCTGATGTTTGCCAAGGCGCTGGGAGCTATGGGCATTGGAGGCTTAGGTCTGCTCACGATGAAG GCTTTAGCCGCATCAGCGCTCGCTCTAATGCTAGCAGCCATAGTGGGAGTGAAGAAACTGGCATCTCATGACGGAGGAGAGGACCACCAGGTCATATACGCTGGCCACCACGGACACCACAGAAGGAGAAGAGAAATCACCCCCCTACCCTACCGAGGTTGGAAACAGTACGAACAAGAGTCTTAG